The Methanobacteriaceae archaeon genome includes a region encoding these proteins:
- the amrS gene encoding AmmeMemoRadiSam system radical SAM enzyme, with translation MLVNNDLYKKSSKTQKIRCEICANYCKIADGSFGVCRQHKNVNGELFDESYGIVSSLSPDPIEKKPLNKFLSGTLTYSIGGFGCNMICLHCQNYMISHEYGDYSRGVKITPEAIVENALKYDCKSIAWTYNEPTIHLPFNKKTSLLAKQKNLKVIYVSNGYFSNKSLQEVLGFVDAFNIDLKSMSDDFYKKVCGADLDVILDNLRSIYLAGKHLEITNLIINDYNDSVDEINALCDFVVNELDENVPVHFSRAFPYYKMNDISPTNPEILFKAKEIAMDKGIKNVYLGNI, from the coding sequence ATGTTAGTGAATAATGATTTATATAAAAAAAGTTCCAAGACACAAAAAATCAGATGTGAAATCTGTGCTAACTACTGTAAAATAGCTGATGGAAGTTTTGGAGTTTGTCGTCAACATAAAAATGTCAATGGAGAACTATTTGATGAATCCTATGGTATTGTTTCATCACTAAGCCCTGATCCTATTGAAAAAAAGCCGTTAAATAAATTTTTATCAGGGACTTTAACATATTCAATTGGTGGTTTTGGGTGTAATATGATATGTTTACACTGTCAGAACTATATGATTTCTCATGAATATGGTGACTATTCAAGAGGTGTTAAAATAACGCCAGAAGCAATTGTGGAAAATGCACTTAAGTATGATTGTAAGTCTATTGCTTGGACGTATAACGAACCTACTATACACTTACCATTCAACAAGAAAACTTCTCTACTTGCAAAGCAGAAAAATCTTAAAGTCATCTATGTAAGTAATGGATACTTTTCAAACAAGTCTCTTCAGGAAGTTTTAGGTTTTGTTGATGCATTTAATATAGACTTGAAATCCATGTCCGATGATTTTTATAAAAAAGTCTGTGGAGCGGATTTGGATGTTATTTTAGATAATTTAAGAAGTATTTATCTTGCAGGTAAACACCTTGAAATTACAAATCTCATAATCAATGACTACAATGATTCTGTTGATGAAATTAATGCATTATGTGATTTTGTTGTAAATGAATTGGATGAAAATGTCCCTGTTCATTTTTCAAGAGCATTTCCTTATTATAAAATGAATGATATTTCACCTACAAATCCTGAAATATTGTTCAAGGCAAAAGAAATTGCTATGGATAAGGGAATTAAAAATGTTTATTTGGGAAATATCTAA